AAGACTCGTTGCCGCCTGCTTTGGAAAGAGAGGGATACACGGCGCTATTTGCATTATATGGAAAAGAAGGCGTTGAAGCATTGCCGGATGAACCTTTTGATGCAATTATTATGGATACAAAAATACCCCTAATTGAAAGCATAAAGATAATCATGGATGCAAGGAGACTCAATCCGGAGGTGGTTGTTATCCTTGCTACAAACCATTCAGATATCGACTCCATAACCGAGGCGCGTAAGGGACTTGGTTTTGATTACGTAATAAATTCCCTCGAACCAAAAGCAATTATGAGTTGCCTCCATGCCTCTGCAAAACAGCGCCAGATTGTCCGGGATCTGGAGATGCTGAACAAAACCCCCAGAATCCTCATAGTTGATGACGAAACCATGATAACGAACCTCTTTGAAATGAGTTTAAATGATGAAGGATTTCACGCAGAGACTGCCAATTGCGGCAGAGATGCCTTAGAGATGTTCAAACGATGTGACTATGATGTGGTGGTCACCGATATAATGATGCCTGACATAAGCGGGGTAAACCTGGTTGGAGAAATCAAAAAGATAAAACCGGAGACAGTTGTCATCGTAATTACCGGCTATCCGTCCGTAGATACCGCCACTGAATTTATACGGCTTGGCGCCCATGATTACCTCGCAAAACCGCTCAATCCCGATGCCATTATCAGCGTCATTGGCAAGGCGTGGAATAAACGTTTACTGGAACTTCAGAGAGAAGAACTGTTGGGGCAGCTTCAAATCGCCAATTATCTTTTATCAGAAACAAATCAGGGATGTCTGGAAGCGGCGGAAGAGCAGAAAAAATTACAGGAACAACTGTACCATGCGCAAAGGCTGGAATCGATTGGGCAGCTTGCCGGCGGCGTTGCCCATGATTTTAATAACATCATTATGGCAGTCGTAGGATACGCAAGTGTGATGCAATTGGAGATAGCGGAAAATGACAAACTGCAGCAATACCTCTCAAAAATACTCATTGCCACGGAAAGGGCGGAAAAATTAACCGGCGGCCTCCTCGCCTTCAGCAGAAAACAGGTGCTGCATTTACAACCGGTCAGCACGAATGCCATTATAAAGGACGCAGTGTCATTGCTGGAGGTAATGATCGGCAAGGACATTGAAATAAGAACTCTTTTTTCAGAAAAAGAATGTTTTACTACGGCAGACAGTTTTCAGATTGTGCAAGTCCTGGTCAATCTCTCCACAAACGCCA
The DNA window shown above is from Deltaproteobacteria bacterium and carries:
- a CDS encoding response regulator is translated as MEREGYTALFALYGKEGVEALPDEPFDAIIMDTKIPLIESIKIIMDARRLNPEVVVILATNHSDIDSITEARKGLGFDYVINSLEPKAIMSCLHASAKQRQIVRDLEMLNKTPRILIVDDETMITNLFEMSLNDEGFHAETANCGRDALEMFKRCDYDVVVTDIMMPDISGVNLVGEIKKIKPETVVIVITGYPSVDTATEFIRLGAHDYLAKPLNPDAIISVIGKAWNKRLLELQREELLGQLQIANYLLSETNQGCLEAAEEQKKLQEQLYHAQRLESIGQLAGGVAHDFNNIIMAVVGYASVMQLEIAENDKLQQYLSKILIATERAEKLTGGLLAFSRKQVLHLQPVSTNAIIKDAVSLLEVMIGKDIEIRTLFSEKECFTTADSFQIVQVLVNLSTNARDAMPDGGILTIGTGEVELDDSFVKIHDYGQPGKYAHLFVSDTGTGMDKITRERIFEPFFTTKETGKGTGLGLAIAYGIVKQHNGFINVYSEPGRGTTFNIYLPLFIKEPLTANADSPEASDTVVCKKRKSSPGGEEEILLAEDDEDIRMLMENVLKSNGYRVIAAVNGEDAVN